Genomic segment of Candidatus Obscuribacterales bacterium:
GCATATGCATAAGCTAGGACAGCAGCACAATAGCGTTGGGCAGCTCCTTAACAAGCTGCTGAAGCAGGCGATTACCGCTGGCAAACGGGTACGCACCGAAACCAGTATTGGCACTGGAGCTGTGTCCATTAGCTCAGCGGCAGTGGAGCTCGCCCAGATGAAGGTGGATGACCTCACTCCCCAAAAGGTCGCGGTGATTGGGGCTGGCAAAATGTCTCGGTTGGTGGTGAAGCACCTCTTGGCTAAGGGGGCCACCGATATTGCCGTGGTGAACCGCTCTCTGAAAGGGGCAGAGGAGTTGGCTAAGGAATTTAAATCCGCTGACTTGAAGCTGCATACCCTAGGAGATCTGATGCCGGTGGTGGCTCAGTCTGACCTTGTGTTTACCGCCACTGCCTCCAACGATCCCTTGATTCATGCTGCCCAGCTTGAACCGATGTTGCCGGCAGGGCGATCGCTCATGTTGTTCGATATTTCCGTTCCCCGGAACGTCCACAGCGACGTGAACGACCTGCCTCAGGTGCATGCCTTCAACGTGGATGACCTGAAGGCCGTAGTGGCTCAAAACCAGGAAAGCCGCCGACAAATTGCCATGGAAGCGGAAGAACTGCTGGAGGAAGAAGTAGAATCCTTCGAAGCTTGGTGGCGATCGCTGGAAACCGTTTCCACCATTAGCTGCCTACGCGATAAGGTGGAAACCATTCGAGAGCAAGAGCTGGAAAAAGCCCTCTCTCGCCTAGGGTCTGAGTTTGCCGAGAAGCATCAGGAAATCATCGAGGCCCTAACTCGGGGTATCGTCAACAAAATCCTGCATGATCCTATGGTGCAATTGCGTGCCCAGCAAGACATCGAAGCTCGTCGTCATGCCATGCAAACCCTGCATACCCTGTTCAACCTAGAGCCTGCTTCTGAGAAATATAGCTAAGGGTATTGCTGAAGAAGTCTTAGGATTTTGCAGCACATAGGGTTTCAGGGCGTCTGGTTTGAGGGTAGTACTTGGATGTCGCAACGCCTCATGAAATTAGGTCGTGAAGCATCTGTGGGCGGGCCCTGCTCGCCTACCCTGGTTTGGTTGCTACCTGAAGAGGGTGGTACTTGCCTCCCTAGACCCTTGAAGTGCAGCCAGCGATAGACTAAGGGTAGCGTTCTGCTGCTCGTTGTAGGCAAGTGTCACTATGTCGATGCCCTCATCTCTCTCATGGCGTCAACTCTCCAAACGTCCCTTTAAGGTCAACCTATTGAAGTGGGTGGCGATCGCTCTGTTCGTGGTACTGGGGTTTGACATCTTGACATTTCTCCTTGCGGAACAGTTCTGGTTTCAAGAGGTTGAGTATGGCCAGGTGTTTAGAACCCGAGTCATGATTCAAGGAACGTTGGGCGCAGTGTCCTTCATCCTGAGTTTCTGGGTCTTAACTTCTAACTTAAAAACAGCGCGAAAATATTCCCATCCAGCCCCAGAGTCTGATACACCAAATCCGTCTGCCTATCCAGGACAGCTTACGCTAAGCGGGCTACTGCCTCTGGTGCTGGTGCTGGGGGTGGTTATTGGGGCGGCGTTGCTCTACCACGGGCAACTAGCTATCGATTATTGGAATCCCAATCTCAACATTACGGCTCAGTCCACAGCCATCCCTCTCAAGTTTCGCCCCGACACCATTTGGCAGGTCGAACAAATGTTGACGGCCATGTCACCATGGCTGCTAGGATTACCCCTTGTTTTAACCATCGCGCTGCTGATCTATCCCTACCTGTTGCTGAACGCGATCGCTGTTTTGATGAGCCTTAGCTTTGGGCTAATTTTGTCCGAGCATTGGATGAAGGTGCTGCCGGCCTTTGCTATGACGCCGTTTGAGCAAACCGATCCTCGATTTCAGCAAGACCTGGGTTTTTATATTTTTCGGCTGCCGGTCTGGGAATTGATCGACTTTTGGGCGATTGGGCTGCTGTCGCTGACGGTCATTTCCGTCTTGCTGCTCTACCTGCTATCAGGCGATAGTCTCAGTCGTGGTCAATTTTATGGATTCTCGCCTCGGCAACAGCGCCATCTATGGCGATTGGTGGGCATCTGGCTGCTGGCGATCGCTCTCAGCTATTGGTTAGAACGCTACGAATTACTCTATTCTTCCCAAGGTGTCGTTTACGGGGCTAGTTTTACCGACATCAACGTCCAACTACCGCTGTACACCATCCTCAGTTTATTTGCCGGGTTTATGGGACTGGGCTGTTTACTTTACTGGGCATTGTATCGTCCCCGATCGCCCCAAGCCCCGATCTTGCGATCGCGATCGGTGCGACCAAGCCAAGTCGTTCAACGATCTCAGGATGCCAATGAGTTTGTTGGCTTCCGGCTGTTCACGGTAGGACTGGCGCTCTACGGGATAGGCGCGATCGCCATTGGCAGCATTATGCCCTTGGTGGTGCAGCGCTTGGTGGTGCAGCCCAATGAATTAGCGCTAGAGCGACCCTATATCGAAGATGCGATCGCCGCGAACCGAGAAGCCTTCCGCCTCAATAGCATCGAAGTGGAAGAGTTCAACCCCCAAGGCAGCCTTACCCTAGAAGACCTAGAAAACAACGCCCTCACCGTTGATAATATTCGCCTCTGGGATACGCGCCCCCTGTTGCAAACCAACCGCCAACTGCAGCAGTTTCGGCTATACTACCGCTTCTATGATGCCGATATTGATCGCTATACCCTAAGAACGCCCGACGGCGGCACGGCCCAGCAGCAGGTGCTGATTGCCGCTCGTGAATTGGACTACAGCGCTGTTCCAGCCGATGCCCAAACCTGGATTAACGAGCATTTGTTTTACACCCATGGCTATGGATTTACCATTAGTCCCGTGAATCGGGTGGTGTCGCCTGGCTTACCCGATTACCTGATCAAAGATATTGGCCAGGTGGCTAGTAATGCCTCCGTAGCCGCTAGTATTCCGACAGACCATCCCCGTATTTACTACGGTGAACTGACCAATACCTACGTGATGGTCAAAACTCAACAGCAGGAGCTGGACTATCCCAGTGGCAGCGATAACGTCTACAACACCTATGACGGTAGCGGCGGGGTCAGCATTGGTCAATTCTGGCAACGGATCATTTTTGCCAAGCATTTGCGAGACTGGCGCATGTTGCTTACCGAAGACTTTACCCCTGAAACCAAGCTGCTCTTCCGCCGTGAAATTACCGCCCGCGTGAAAGCGATCGCCCCTTTTCTGCGCTATGACCAAGATCCCTACTTGGTTGTTGCCGATGCT
This window contains:
- a CDS encoding glutamyl-tRNA reductase translates to MNIAVVGLSHKTAPVEVREKLSIPTPEAERAIAQLLSYPHIEEVAILSTCNRLEIYLVTKAAEPGIREVGQFLADYGKISLPELREHLFVLLHHDAIMHLMRVSAGLDSLVLGEGQILSQVKHMHKLGQQHNSVGQLLNKLLKQAITAGKRVRTETSIGTGAVSISSAAVELAQMKVDDLTPQKVAVIGAGKMSRLVVKHLLAKGATDIAVVNRSLKGAEELAKEFKSADLKLHTLGDLMPVVAQSDLVFTATASNDPLIHAAQLEPMLPAGRSLMLFDISVPRNVHSDVNDLPQVHAFNVDDLKAVVAQNQESRRQIAMEAEELLEEEVESFEAWWRSLETVSTISCLRDKVETIREQELEKALSRLGSEFAEKHQEIIEALTRGIVNKILHDPMVQLRAQQDIEARRHAMQTLHTLFNLEPASEKYS
- a CDS encoding UPF0182 family protein: MPSSLSWRQLSKRPFKVNLLKWVAIALFVVLGFDILTFLLAEQFWFQEVEYGQVFRTRVMIQGTLGAVSFILSFWVLTSNLKTARKYSHPAPESDTPNPSAYPGQLTLSGLLPLVLVLGVVIGAALLYHGQLAIDYWNPNLNITAQSTAIPLKFRPDTIWQVEQMLTAMSPWLLGLPLVLTIALLIYPYLLLNAIAVLMSLSFGLILSEHWMKVLPAFAMTPFEQTDPRFQQDLGFYIFRLPVWELIDFWAIGLLSLTVISVLLLYLLSGDSLSRGQFYGFSPRQQRHLWRLVGIWLLAIALSYWLERYELLYSSQGVVYGASFTDINVQLPLYTILSLFAGFMGLGCLLYWALYRPRSPQAPILRSRSVRPSQVVQRSQDANEFVGFRLFTVGLALYGIGAIAIGSIMPLVVQRLVVQPNELALERPYIEDAIAANREAFRLNSIEVEEFNPQGSLTLEDLENNALTVDNIRLWDTRPLLQTNRQLQQFRLYYRFYDADIDRYTLRTPDGGTAQQQVLIAARELDYSAVPADAQTWINEHLFYTHGYGFTISPVNRVVSPGLPDYLIKDIGQVASNASVAASIPTDHPRIYYGELTNTYVMVKTQQQELDYPSGSDNVYNTYDGSGGVSIGQFWQRIIFAKHLRDWRMLLTEDFTPETKLLFRREITARVKAIAPFLRYDQDPYLVVADATQSPVGTLRQQEAATPNYLYWVIDAYTTSDRFPYSDPYTYDFNYIRNSVKVVVDAYNGAVTFFIADEQDPIIQTWSRIFPGMFHPLGEMPATLKSHVRYPQDLFQVQANQLMVYHMTDPQVFYNREDQWRAPSEIYRDESQVIEPYYLLMKLPSEDAEEFILLQPFTPAQRNNLIAWLAARSDGLIGPNTADASYGSMLLYRFPKQELVYGPEQIEARINQDPVISERISLWNRQGSRAIQGNLLVIPIEQSLLYVEPLYLEAEQNELPTLVRVIVAYENRIVMAETLDQALQGIFEDEPRGDSIIRSVEDLPLPLLDSDSTNADDAQGG